The nucleotide window GAATATACCAtcagtgtccaaactacggcccgggggccatttgcagcccgccgtccatttttcagtggcccgcgacgtatgttaaaaatggcatttgactcagttcaaataaagtaaacaaaacaaaaatgtttggagatggtcaaattaagaagggagggtatcgaaaaacaggtgccattaaaggttattttagttcactaaaactaatgaaaaaacaaactaaaattcaaaaaacaatattgttaccgaaataaaataaaaacgaaaatgctttttaaaaaaatgctacctaactgaaactacattttatgtttacaaaactaacttaaactaactataattatagcaaacatcctttgttttagtctttggtaattaatttaatgcatgaatctttggggatgatttcaaatgcaatttttagtagatttattttgatataaactggaataattacgtttgaaagtatgtcacacagaagtgacgtcatctagcagcaccCCTGGTATATACtttgacatcatttttttcctgGAGTTTCATATAGAAATGCATACACACAAATGTATTTCATTAAAATCAAGAAAACAGAATATCTCACCATTATTTTTTGAGACCAATCCTCCACTAAAGACTCGAGACTTGATTCGGACGGACTCTTCTTTTGGGACTCGTGAGTTTCATAAGTCTGTATGGTGTGGCTCGCTCGCATTTTCTCCCATTACTCCAAATGTTAATCGCTCTCTCCCTACCGACATCGACACACAAACGATCACCAGCGCGGCAAACCCGAAGCAACAGGCTGCCGCGGCGCTGCCGTTTGTCATAGCTTTTGCTTTGAAAGACTTTATCCAGCGAGTCGGACTTGAGACTTGTGTGTATTCTGAACTTCCAACTTGTGTGAACTCATAGACGTGACAGACGCCATGCAGGTGACCTCGGCGGGCCCGCAGACCATCCAGAAGTCCAGGGGCGAAAAGGTCCTGCTCGGGTGCACCTACACGCCCGGACTCCAAGACACTGGCGAGCTGGACATCGAGTGGTCCAACGTCAGCCCAGACATGACGCAGAAAGACAAACTGGTATGCGTACCATGAAACACACAGTGAGGAATGTTTTGCGTCTTCGCAACGTCATATTTTAGCTAACTAGAGTCGTAGTAAAACCCGTTTTTCCTCTTTCATCGTCACTCGCTGTCTGTTTGTCAGCTGGTGGCCTACACGGAAGGTCGTATCATCAACTATGACCCCAGCGTCACTGGCCGGCTCAGGTTCACGGGAGACTTCAAGCAGGGGGACGCGTCCATCTCGCTCTCCGATTTGAGGCTCTCCGACACGGCCACCTACCAGTGCAAAGTCAAAAAGGCGCCAGGCGTCGACACGCGGAAAGTGACTGTTGTTGTCATGGGTGAGGAAGAAATTCTCCTCAACTGGTATTACCAGTTCATTTACTCGCTACGCATTCTAATGCAATCTAAAGTCATCGCCGCGTTCTGTCCTGCAACTCCCAGTGACACGTGatttcccttctttttttttttttttcttctcgccAGTTCCCCCGTCGGTGCCAAAATGTTGGGTTGACGGCAAGGAGGAGAAAGGCGGCCCAGTCACGCTCCGCTGCAACTCGCAACAGGGATCCGCTCCTCTAACGTACACGTGGACGAGAGAAAATGGTGGCGCAAAAGCACCCCTGGCTGTGCCGCTAAGTACGCCGATTTCAATTCCGGGAAGCAGAAATGTGCGACAACACCCAAAGCGTGACGGCTTAATGACACGTTCCTCCGGGACGTCTCCTTTTCAGACACGCAGAATGGCGAGTATTTGATCAAGAACCATTCAGACAGCTACGCTGGAACTTACGTGTGTGAGGCCAAAAACCCTGTTGGCAAAGCTCAGTGTAAATATGCACTGCAGGCACACAACCGTAAGTAAAGCAGATCATCGGTCCTAATTTGACTTTCAGAACCTCTCAGGGACATCTTACATTCCCAAGATGTTGCCTTTTGGCCAACTCGTGTTCTAGGGTGGACATTTCCATAAAGTCAAAAAGaggacatgttaaaaaaaaacaaaaaaaacagacttgccgtccattttcatcaacaataaagttttgcatcGTTTATAGATCATGTATGTGGagctaaattgtaaaaaaaaaaaaaataagtcaaactTTTTGAcgcccaaaagccagctgagatcggctccagcaccccccgcgatccttgtgaggaataagcggtcaagaaaatgggtggatggacttCTTGATTTAGTTTGCAGAATTATGTTTTTACTAAGCAGTGACATGCTTCTGTAAAAGTGCAACGTGCGCACAAAACATAACTTATTCTAAAAAGCAAATAACGaggaaaaaatgtcttcaaggaTGACGTCCCTGCTGCTCGCCTCGTGCTTTTATGCTTTTCCGTCCCCGCGTGACGTTCTACGGCTGCTTTGCCCTGACTGCTTACGTCCACATCACACTGGCAAAGAGTGCAGAAACCGTGAAACGAGTCTCGACTGCTCTTGGCCAGGAAATTGTGCTCTTTCGTCCATTCAATGTTAAAAGATGTGCggcgttttggcatttttgctagcgctgcctttttttgtttttttacttgctaGCGCTGCTGTCAAAGAAGATGGCGAGGAAATGACGTAGTCAGATAgccacttgcttttttttttttaaggatgttGGGTCTCATAAACTCAACCTCGgcttattttctttaaaaaggagAACAAACCTGTCAcggtttgggttgattttgttacttttgtcaggtttaattttggtttagtttgattttgtacccatgtttctttaagtttcagccatgatctgtgttcgggctgggtattgccgccaacctcacgatacgatacgtatcgcgatacgtatcgtatcacaatacttgatcttcaaggcgatacgtatcccgatatattacattaatttacttgcataacagtcatatgcataccgaaaggatatgtttgttatgctgactgacaaaaatatttttgcctggtttaaatgtgtGCAAGGAGcaactttcacagacacaccaggaAAATTTATCaaaggcatgagccgatatgagcaaaaatatcaaagtattcaaattacagctctaaaatgtgcttatttgaaatatttggggaaataaaaacagcatttttttttcgtgtaacacattctatttaatttttaaacaaaatatatgaatattGGTATAAGTTTAGAagcaaataaatgttgatattcttcctctgttttcatttttcttcgcaagacacagtgtccaatcaccagtgagctatttttgcattaattgaagtcaattaacttcaaagacgctgctggtttttattttttttagtacaatgtaggctgcaaaggcaaacgttaactgcctatttaaagataacgagcaatatcgattcctGCGTATCGAGACATGATACCTGTTTCACACTGAGTGTCTGGAATATTTCCCAGccgagctgaatgtgtcatggGTGGAAAAACTTGTTTTATGGGCACTTACGGTGTAAAGCAGGGCAGAAGATTGTTTGGTCACGGGAAGACTTTATGAAATCAAAGATTTACTTGCTTGTTTAATTTTACACTTGATGCTGGGCAGACCCAGCGACTTGTAAACAAGTAAttgaaaaagtcaattttccatagTAGCTTATATCCCCTTTTAAACTTGGTTAATTTAGTACCACTCTGACGGTGTCAATCAATTCTAAACAAAATGATCTTTGTAAAGtcagctcttgtattggatctAAGTCATCATAAAATCGCGCCAACTAAAATGACATCCTGTCTTGCAGCCACCAATAAAGTGGGCGTGATAGTCGGCGCCGTCATCGGCgctctgctcctcctcctcctcctcctgctcggCATCTGGCTCGCGGTCTGCTGCTGCCTCAAGTTACGCTACGAGAAGGAGGTTGCCAACGAAATCAGGTATTGCGTCCGAGAGCGGCGTCCGTTTGTTATTCCGCGAGTTGACGCCTGCGCGTTCCTTCAGGGAGGACACCCGCGCCCCCGAGAGCCGCCCCTCGAGTCGGAACTCCAGCCAGCGCTCGGTGTTGGGCTACCGCACCCACCAAGGGGTGTCGTACAACTCGGTGGGGAACCGCCTGCCCAGCGTCAACGAGTCGAACGCGAGCAACAGGTCCTCGCAACAAAGCGGTTCGGTGCGGAAACCCCTTCCGCCGCTCAAATATGACCATCGCTATGGTTACCCAGTCTAACGGCTATCTAGACACAATGGACTTCTGAAATGAAGCGCAAGAAAAGAACCTTTTTTACTtaaatggaaaacattttttactttaagtgttaaaaaaaaaaaaaaaaaaaaaaaaaaaaaaaaaaaaagtcttggaaGAAATGTTATGCCAAATGGTGTCTTGCAGGatgttaaaaacaaccatgaagGCCTATAGACTCTTCTTTTGACGTCACGTTTGTACACCGTGTGTGAAGGCTTCTATGTTAGCGGGCACGCGATCGAGTGAACTAAGTTTTGTTTGTGTTCACAACGGTGACCACCTGTGCAATATGGTTGCTCTAATCGCTCAAGTAGAGATAAGAAATCCTTCCTATCTGATACCGGCAGTGATTGTAAACCGGGAAGGTGAGACGAGCACGCACGATTGTTATCAAAGCTTCCACTTTTCAGGATATGTGGGCTCCGATCACTTAATATCAGCTACTTCCTGTTAATTATGTCGGAATAGATCTTTCCCACTTGCTATTTTCACAGAATCACAACACTTTATACTCCGACTTGATGTCTGCTGAGCGATTGCGAACGAATGTATCCCTTTGTAGCCAGCTAAGCTAGCTTGACAGGCTTCGccatacagcaagacgagtttaTCCGGTCACAAACGATTTGATGATGTTTTACACCATGTAAGTACCGTGCCAACCAAAAGTAACACACCTTTGCTGTCACAAGACAAAAAGATCTTCTGTCTTTTTACGTAACGTCTTCAAACGACTGGTTCCAATGTGTCAATGTAATGAGCGGGTGTCCTAATAGGGACCTTTTCCTCAAAACTAGACACGAGTAGACCGATTGTGTGCGTGTCCTCGAAAATGTTGGCCAGAAATTTAGCATTGTGGATAAAATGACGCCAGGGGCAAGAGTCTGTGGAAAATATGCCGATACTTCCAGTCCATGACTTTAATGGAATCGGACCTCATCTATTGGACTGGAAGTCCTTCATGATGCACTGAGTTTTGTATTATTGTCAGTGTGGTAAATATGTCAATACAGTATAGCATTATTGATTTATGTAAGTTGTAAATAAGAGTTTGTATTATGTACTTCCTTTTGGTGTCAAGCTCCTTCAATCCATTTTGCTCAATAGGTAAGCACAATAAAAGAGTTTTAGAGAGTTAATACTTCAGTGTCTGTATCCCAGTTTTTGTTTGCTGACCTAATGGCTCCGAATTCCAAATCAGGTGTAATGAACCACCAGAGATGACACTTTACGTCCTCAGAGCGGCCcatttaaaacaaccaatttGGGAGCGTCTGGAGCAAGGCATTAGCATGCAGATGTCATTCTGCTGTAAACAAATTACCATCTCAAATTCTGACGATGCGCATAAGCAAGGCCAGGCAGTCGCTTTTCCTCTGGCCTTCTATTTGCCTTTTGGTAAATGTCATTTGCTCAACAGCGTGTTGCGCCATTgccttgtgtgtgtttgtttcttgAGCAGCAACCAgtcaactatttttatttatttatttatttattttttttaaagtctaatAGCTATTTGGGGCACTAACCCTGAGTTGCCTGTCGGTTCAGGCCGAGTCAGCCTACGGACCATCCTCGCTTTCATTTTGCCTAGTCGCATTTCTTTTATGTGTACAGTATGTTGAATTAATAATAGCTGCAGCATGGAGGCCACATGAGGACTGCCGGTGACAAATTCTGCCCTGGGTCACCTTCTAGGCAGCCgtggaggaggatgaggaatcCTTCACTTGAGTGAAAATCCCAACATGAAGCCAGTATAGTAATGCAATTGCGCTACTATGAATATGTTATGCGTACTATTGCATATACAGTATGAGGGATCTttgatactactttttttttttttttagaaaaagatTTCTAAAGACTTATAAATCCCAATACAGCATTGTCCTTCAAATGTCATAAATgtgatggcaattttctattaatGTTCCAATTTGTCAGACAGTTTAGTTCTTCATtacaaaacagccacaagagggcagcaatgcaagtaccgataccttaaagcgacagtgtgtagaatttagcgCCATCTCGTGATGAATTCAGAGAATGTAAGTTGGAAGCGTGTGCGTTGAAGCATGGGCACTACAGTTTCTCAGAGAGACCACAATTTGCAAGCCAATTACTACGTTCGCCAAGTTCTTCACTTTCGGGTATCCGTAACAGAAAGATGAGTGCAAGACATTTCagcggtactcgcccatccctcctCAATGTACTATACTGCCTTGTTGTTTAATTGTGTACAATATTCATGCTATAAGTGCTTTGCAATTAGATTGTTCAAATTGTGATTATACCCTCATGTTTTAAGATCATTGTTTTGGGGAGAGCTCATGTGCTGGTTCCTTGACATCGCGGTCGCCAGGGGGCATCGGTAAGAATGCGAGGAGATGATTCTGTTCTCTTTTTATTAGTCTAACTATGGGTGTGTGGCTACTTTGTACAAGTTATTGTATGTGTGTGGTTCTGtaccacaaacaaaataaagacgTATCAGACACAAAACTTTGTAAGgtacacaaataaacaaaaacgcctCAGTCGAGAGTAGCTTATAAATGAATTTAGGATGACTGGGCCATCAGCACacgagcaattagcattagcatatgtAAACAATGGTAAACGGCCCACGGATATAACAACACTGAACTACACAATTTGTGCATTAATATCGGGCTATTCACACAATACTTACTTTGATATGACGCACACTGTAATTGGCACAGACTGACCCAACTGCGGTGTCTGCACATCAACGTCGTGTATAACTTAATGAGCCTTGACAAGCGGTGCGCTCTCAACAAAACTCAGCCAACTTCTGGTTGGCTACAGCGACTGTCAATCACACGGAAAAGTCTAGACGGGCCCCGTCCTTCGTCACAATCATCATTATTACTTATTATATTGATTTTTGCCCTTTTTCTGTAGTATACTTTTGTTCATAAAAGTAAAGTCCCTAATACTGCTCTTACTTAATGGGGTGATGTTAATGTGGTTTGTtgttaaaggggaaaaaaaatggacttcAGTTTGGTCTATAAGCAAATCACGTTTGTTTGGAATcctattcaaaattcaaaacaagcCAAAGGATTCAATTTTGACAACTTCTCACctgaagcactttttttttaagcttcaaaTCTATTTGAATGCTGTCAGCTTCTGTATTAgttatttcttttaaatgtcCCCCTGTTGTGTTTGCCCAATTTAAATGGTAAAAGGTGTGCATGCTGGAAAGACAAATGTTTCACACACAAGCATGTCCCACAGTAATGAACCCAGCAAGAAGTGTTGAAATGAAGATGATGGCTTGCAAATATTTGTCTGGCAGCTTCAATCAGAAAAGCTCATTTCCTTTTAATTTCACTCCGTCATGGCACAACTTTTACCTGAAAAAAagtgcaggttttttttgtttgttttttttagcaaactAAGCTTAGCAGGTATTTACTTTCTTgtcagtgttttgtttgtttcgttTTTAGGAAAAAAGATTAGATCAACTTCTTGTGACTTATCTGTGCATTTAAAAGCAGCATTAAGAGATGACAAACAGCGCTGAGTACCCTTTTGTTAGAATCTTCCTACAACCGCATTCACTTAACCTTTTCGTCAAGGTGATCGGAAGGTTACGTGCTTTTCTTATCATGCAAATGGGAGCGCGGGTGTGTGGTCTGGTGTTTGTAAATCAGCGGCCAGgctgctggatggatggatggatggatggatggatggatggatggatggatggatggaatacccCTCGCATGCTCGAGTCCCACCGAGCCGTCATGGCGCACGGATCACAAATACAGCAAAGTCGCCGGCTCAATCGCGCTATAAGCGCAGATCGTCCGCGTCGCGTGAATGCAAATGCGCCCTCATCACTTCCTGTGGTCTCAGCTGATGCAAATCACATGTAATGCTGGGACGTATAAATCCCTTCACCTTTGCTTGTGCGTCCTTTGGACGACTTCAGGCGAGGATTAATGTTTGGAATCAGATGTGATTCTTCAGAGCTGGTGTTGAAAAGGATTGTCAGGAAGATGTAAGAAGAACTCTTAAGTAGGATTGtaagtgataaaaaaaataaaaaaaaaagacaacagaaGATTTAAGCTTATAAAAGGAAGACTAAAAACAGCAGGAAGTGGAATAAATGTGAGGTTTGTCCATAGAGAGCTTCTCATCATGCTGGGGACAAACAAAATGTCCTTGTGGCTCTTGACGGGCTTGTCGGCCGTCAGCACCGTGTTCTTCAACCTCTACATCGTCCTGATGAGCGTCTCCAACTCCAAGCAGAAGAAGCGGTGGAGCCCCAGCGAGAGCATCATCGTCGCGTTGTCCTTAGCCAACATCGCTCACCAGCTGGTCTGCTACTTCTGGATGAGCATGGACGAGGTGGACACCGAGTGCCACATCGCCCACACGCCCTACACCGTCATGCTGGTCCTCACCTTCAGCCTCAAGTTCACCATCATGTGGGACAGCAGCTTCCTCACATTCTACTACAGCACCAAGCTGGTGAGCGCGCCCGACCGGTGCTACGCGCACGTGCAGGCCGCCATCATCAAGCACGCGACGCTGGCCGTGTTTGTCGTCCCTCTGAGCGGCCTGGGGACCTGCATGCCCATGCTGGTGGTCTTCCACCCCGCCAACGACACCAAGGTTGACCAAGACTGCGGGGTGCTAATGCCCGACACCAAGCCGGGCAAGATTTACGAGGCCCTCTACCTGGTCCTCGCCGACGTTCTGCCGGGGATGCTCATGATCAAATGCTGCGTCTCCATCTCGCTGCACCTGGCCGTGCATCTGCGCCACATGAAGGCCAGCACCAACGGCGCTCACGTCCCCAAGCTGGGCACTCAGCGGAGGGTGATCCAAATGGCGCTCTCGCTGGTGGccgtcttcctcctcttcctggtGGTGGACCTGTACGTCAACTATCAGATAGTCGTGCATCACGAGAACGCCATCACGCTGACGTTATTCTTCACGTCCGTCTATACGACAGTTTCCGCCATGGTGCTGATCTatgggaaaaaaactctttggAAAGCTCTGATCCGTGAATTTAATAACTGCACGGATGCGTATCCGTGTCTGACTTGTCTGAAGGTGCCTGAGCAGAAAGGCCAATCCACCAGCACCCCTGCAAGGATCAAGAACTGAAGGGCCCGTTTGCTTGGCGCGATAATCCACTGATTTTCCACATTCTGCTGTGAGGAATTATCCAACTTCACTTCACCactttaaatcaggggtgtccaaacttttgataCAGGAAAATAGAAGGT belongs to Festucalex cinctus isolate MCC-2025b chromosome 5, RoL_Fcin_1.0, whole genome shotgun sequence and includes:
- the vsig8b gene encoding V-set and immunoglobulin domain-containing protein 8b, with product MAPALGLKVAAFFLVTVHLKTDVTDAMQVTSAGPQTIQKSRGEKVLLGCTYTPGLQDTGELDIEWSNVSPDMTQKDKLLVAYTEGRIINYDPSVTGRLRFTGDFKQGDASISLSDLRLSDTATYQCKVKKAPGVDTRKVTVVVMVPPSVPKCWVDGKEEKGGPVTLRCNSQQGSAPLTYTWTRENGGAKAPLAVPLNTQNGEYLIKNHSDSYAGTYVCEAKNPVGKAQCKYALQAHNPTNKVGVIVGAVIGALLLLLLLLLGIWLAVCCCLKLRYEKEVANEIREDTRAPESRPSSRNSSQRSVLGYRTHQGVSYNSVGNRLPSVNESNASNRSSQQSGSVRKPLPPLKYDHRYGYPV
- the tas2r202 gene encoding taste receptor, type 2, member 202, coding for MLGTNKMSLWLLTGLSAVSTVFFNLYIVLMSVSNSKQKKRWSPSESIIVALSLANIAHQLVCYFWMSMDEVDTECHIAHTPYTVMLVLTFSLKFTIMWDSSFLTFYYSTKLVSAPDRCYAHVQAAIIKHATLAVFVVPLSGLGTCMPMLVVFHPANDTKVDQDCGVLMPDTKPGKIYEALYLVLADVLPGMLMIKCCVSISLHLAVHLRHMKASTNGAHVPKLGTQRRVIQMALSLVAVFLLFLVVDLYVNYQIVVHHENAITLTLFFTSVYTTVSAMVLIYGKKTLWKALIREFNNCTDAYPCLTCLKVPEQKGQSTSTPARIKN